A DNA window from Etheostoma spectabile isolate EspeVRDwgs_2016 chromosome 22, UIUC_Espe_1.0, whole genome shotgun sequence contains the following coding sequences:
- the dnajc13 gene encoding dnaJ homolog subfamily C member 13 isoform X1 — MNVVKENKDLACFYTTKHSWRGKYKRVFSVGTYGITTYNPATLEVTNQWPYGDICGIGPVGKGQGTEFNLTFRKGSGKKSETLKFSTEHRTELLTEALRFRTEFSEGKITGRRYNCYKHHWSDARKPVSLEVTPGGIDQIDPQTNRVVCSYDYRNVEGFVEVSDYQGGFCILYGGFSRLHLFASEHRDDIIRCAIEHAGNFIGIMLRLRKEMLTFEDFVTDRLGKYSSDDSITSLAEFVVQKITPRHPEPVKRILALTETCLVERDPASYNIVTIKPFGEVFALICDVDNPQVFTVEFIRGQIRKFSSTERDSLLASLLDGVRASGNRDVCVKMAPTQRGQRWGLLSMPVDEEVESLHLKFLAAPPNGNFADAVFRFNANISYSGVLHAVTQDGLFSENKEKLINNAILSLLSQEAELPALNTELESHFQAIRRLVASKAGFQAFTQLPKSGQVSGVTDATFREKLGVKTVKALKRNNNSVTHAAVDMLCALMCPMHDDYDLRQEQLNKASLLSSKKFLENLLEKFITNVDHGTGALVISSLLDFLTFALCAPYSETTEGQQFDMLLEMVASDGRTLFKLFQHPSMAIVKGAGLVMKAIIEEGDKEIATKMQDLALSEGALPRHLHTSLFTISSDQRMLTNRQLSRHLVGLWTAENPVAMNLLKRILPTGLLAYLDSPDPVPEKDMDRMHVRDNLKIATDQLNRNKVPEWQRIAGKAAKEVEKFAKEKADVVLMHWRDKMGIAQKEQDRNNLNPNQKPVILRKRRQRIKIEVNWELFYYRFQLDHARSNLIWNLRTREELRDALEGEMRAFSVDRELGSATVISWNHQEFEVKYECLSDEIKIGDYYLRLLLEEDESDESNAIKRSYEFFNELYHRFLLTPKVTMKCLCLQALAIVYGKCYEEIGPFTDTKYIVGMLDRCTDKLERDRLILFLNKLILNKKNVKEVMDSNGVRILVDLLTMAHLHTNRATVPLQSNVLEASPDMKRESEKEWYFGNADKERRGPFSFEEMQEFWSTGVLTAKTRCWAQGMDGWRPLQAIPQLKWCLLATGQAVMNESDLATLILNMLITMCSYYPSRDQDNAIIRPLPKIKRMISDNACLPHIVQLLLTFDPTLVEKVANVLNLVMQDNPNLQRLYLTGVFFFIMMYTGSNVLPVARFLKYTHLKQAFKSEESKGQDIVQRSVLGPVLPEAMVCYLENYEADRFSEIFLGEFDTPEAIWSSEMRRLMIEKIAAHIADFSPRLQSNTRALYQYCPIPVVSFPQLDNELFCNIYYLRHLCDTIRFPNWPIRDAVKLLKDTLEAWKREVEKKPPSMSVDDAFEVLNLPKGQGQHEESKIRKAYFRLAQKYHPDKNPEGRDMFEKVNKAYEFLCTKSARILDGPDPENIILILKTQSILFNRHKQELEPYKYAGYPMLIKTITMETEDELLFSKASPLLPAAAELAFHTVNCSALNAEELRRDNGIEVLLDALSRCVAVLTASSKPSDMAVQVCGHICKCYSVAAQFEECREKIIELPNIIRDLCHILFYGKGLPKTATLAVQCVSSFAVDFFLQTHLYHAGVLWHLLVHLFNYDYTLEESGVQANQDTNQQEVANSLAKLSLLALSRLGGYTQAPHTPDSNNPVPETNGIEGTPPENPTIRKSLAAMLTPYVSRKLGTGSPSEVLKLLNSNSENPYLIWNNGTRAELLEFLEGQQEGNIKRGENDESFGAEFVFSDHSKELIVGEIFVRVYNEQPAFPLEYPKAFAASLLDYVGSQAQYLHTLLAMSQSNKVESQQHAERLRFAEMALEALRNVIKNNPGSESECIGHFKLLFSLLRVHGAGRVQQLVLEVVNTVTSNQECVSNIAESLVLSNLLLLLHSLPSSRQMVLETLYALASNTKIVKEAMAKGALIYLLDLFCNCTHPQVRTQTAELFSKMTSDKLVGPKVRLTLIRFLPGVFMDAMRDNAEAAVHIFEGTHENPELIWNDNSREKVSTTVREMMLEHFKQQKDNPDVNWKLPEDFTVAYGAGQGEIEVGGVFLRIFIAQPGWVLRKPREFLVSLLETLTELHEKNNPNGEALETVTTAAVCLFSTQSQLADQVPPLGHLPRVLAALNHKNNAVPKSSIRLIHVLSDNELCVRSMASLETIGPLMTGMKARADMAGLACEALNRMFQKEQSELVAQALRMELVPYLLKLLEGIGLETLDNPSATKAQIVKALKSMTRSLQYGEQVNEILAKSSVWSAFKDQKHDLFISESQTAGYLTGPGVAGYLTAGTGTPVMPNVPPPVDNDIGDQG, encoded by the exons GTACAAGCGAGTCTTCTCAGTGGGGACGTATGGCATTACCACTTACAACCCTGCCACGCTAGAAGTAACAAATCAG TGGCCTTATGGGGACATCTGTGGTATCGGTCCTGTTGGAAAAGGTCAGGGAACAGAGTTCAACCTTACATTCCGCAAAGGCAGCGGCAAGAAGTCTGAAACACTCAAGTTCTCAACAGAGCACCGGACAGAGCTACTAACAGAAGCACTG AGATTCCGAACAGAATTTTCAGAGGGAAAAATAACTGGCAGG CGTTACAACTGCTACAAGCACCACTGGAGTGACGCACGGAAGCCAGTGAGTTTAGAGGTGACGCCGGGCGGCATCGACCAGATCGACCCGCAAACCAACCGGGTGGTGTGTTCCTACGACTATCGTAATGTAGAGGGCTTCGTCGAGGTCTCTGATTACCAGGGAGGATTCTGCATCCTTTATGGGGGCTTCAGCAGGCTG CATCTGTTTGCCTCAGAGCACCGGGATGACATCATCCGCTGCGCCATTGAGCATGCTGGGAACTTCATCGGTATCATGCTACGACTGAGGAAGGAGATGTTGACCTTTGAGGATTTTGTGACTGACAGGTTGGGGAAGTACAGCTCAGACGACAGCATCACTTCACTTGCTGAGTTTGTGGTCCAGAAGATCACCCCTCGACACCCG GAGCCTGTTAAGCGTATACTAGCCCTGACAGAGACTTGTCTAGTTGAGAGAGACCCAGCTTCGTACAACATAGTCACCATCAAACCCTTTGGAGAG GTATTTGCTCTCATCTGTGACGTAGACAACCCTCAGGTGTTTACAGTCGAATTCATCAGAGGCCAGATCCGAAAGTTTTCCTCCACAGAAAG GGACTCCCTGTTAGCCAGCCTACTTGATGGAGTCCGCGCATCAGGCAACAGGGATGTGTGCGTCAAGATGGCTCCCACGCAGCGAGGGCAAAGATGGGGCCTACTGAGCATGCCCGTGGATGAGGAGGTGGAGAGTTTGCATCTTAAATTCCTGGCAGCACCTCCTA ATGGAAACTTTGCAGATGCAGTGTTCAGATTCAATGCCAACATATCCTACAGTGGAGTGCTGCATGCAGTAACCCAAGAT GGTCTTTTCTCTGAGAACAAAGAAAAGCTCATCAACAACGCCATCCTGTCTCTTTTATCTCAAGAGGCCGAGCTGCCGGCTCTTAATACGGAGCTGGAGAGCCATTTCCAGGCCATTCGACGCTTGGTGGCCTCCAAGGCTGGCTTCCAGGCTTTCACCCAGCTGCCTAA GTCTGGTCAAGTGTCTGGAGTCACAGATGCAAC GTTCAGGGAGAAGTTGGGAGTAAAAACggtaaaagctttaaaaaggaACAACAACAGTGTGACACATGCTGCTGTAGACATGCTCTGTGCCCTTATGTGT CCAATGCATGATGACTATGACCTGAGGCAGGAGCAACTGAACAAGGCCTCTCTGCTGTCCTCCAAAAAGTTCCTGGAGAACCTACTTGAAAAATTCATCACTAATGTg gaCCATGGAACAGGAGCTTTGGTCATCAGCTCCTTACTGGACTTCTTAACGTTTGCCCTGTGCGCCCCCTACAGTGAAACCACAGAGGGGCAGCAGTTTGACATGCTGCTTGAGATGGTTGCCTCCGATGGTCGCACCTTGTTCAAACTCTTCCAG CATCCCTCTATGGCAATAGTGAAGGGAGCAGGCCTAGTGATGAAGGCCATTATTGAG GAAGGAGACAAGGAAATAGCCACCAAGATGCAGGACCTGGCCTTGAGTGAAGGGGCTCTTCCGAGGCATCTGCACACTTCTTTGTTCACCATCAGCTCTGACCAGCGGATGCTAACCAACAG gcAGCTAAGTCGTCACCTGGTGGGACTTTGGACTGCAGAAAACCCTGTTGCCATGAACCTTCTAAAAAGGATACTG CCAACAGGCCTGCTGGCTTACCTGGACAGTCCTGACCCAGTCCCGGAGAAAGATATGGACAGAATGCACGTCCGTGACAACTTGAAAATTGCTACG GACCAGCTAAATCGAAACAAGGTGCCTGAATGGCAGCGTATAGCTGGTAAAGCAGCCAAAGAAGTGGAGAAGTTTGCCAAGGAGAAGGCTGATGTAGTGTTGATGCACTGGAGGGATAAAATGGGCATAGCCCAAAAGGAG CAGGACAGAAATAACCTG AACCCAAACCAAAAGCCTGTCATCCTGAGAAAGAGACGCCAGAGAATAAAGATTGAAGTCAACTGGGAGCTTTTCTACTACAG attccaGCTCGACCATGCACGGTCCAACCTCATCTGGAACCTGAGGACAAGAGAGGAGCTGCGGGATGCTCTGGAAGGGGAGATGCGCGCATTTAGCGTGGACCGTGAGCTCGGCAGTGCCACCGTTATCTCCTGGAACCACCAGGAGTTTGAG GTGAAATATGAGTGCCTTTCAGATGAGATTAAGATTGGGGATTATTACCTGCGTCTGCTGCTTGAGGAGGATGAAAGTGACGAATCGAATGCCATCAAGAGATC ATATGAGTTCTTCAATGAACTCTACCATCGCTTTCTGCTTACACCAAAAGTTACGATGAAGTGCCTGTGCCTGCAGGCGCTTGCTATAGTCTATGGGAAATGTTATGAGGAAATTGGCCCCTTCACAGACACAAAATACATTGTGGGCATGCTGGACCGA TGTACAGACAAACTGGAAAGAGACAGACTCATCCTCTTCCTTAACAAACTCATTCTCAACAAG aAAAATGTGAAGGAGGTAATGGACTCAAATGGAGTGCGTATATTGGTGGATCTGCTCACCATGGCCCATCTGCATACCAACAGAGCTACTGTGCCCCTACAG AGCAACGTGCTGGAGGCATCGCCAGacatgaagagagagagtgagaaagagtgGTACTTTGGTAACGCCGACAAGGAAAGAAGAGGACCTTTCAGTTTTGAGGAG ATGCAGGAGTTTTGGAGCACGGGTGTCCTGACAGCAAAGACAAGATGCTGGGCTCAGGGGATGGATGGCTGGCGCCCTCTACAGGCCATCCCCCAGCTAAAATGGTGTCTCCTGGCGACTGGACAGGCAGTGATGAACGAATCCGACCTGGCTACACTAATCCTTAACATGCTGATCACCATGTGCTCCTACTACCCCAGCAG GGACCAAGATAATGCCATTATCCGTCCTTTACCTAAGATCAAGAGGATGATCAGTGACAATGCTTGCCTCCCTCACATTGTCCAG CTGctgttgacctttgaccccacCCTGGTGGAAAAGGTTGCTAACGTTCTGAACCTGGTGATGCAGGACAACCCTAACTTGCAACGCCTCTATTTAACTGgggtcttcttcttcatcatgaTGTATACGGGCTCCAACGTGCTTCCTGTAGCAAG gtttctGAAGTACACACATCTGAAACAAGCCTTCAAATCAGAGgag TCGAAGGGTCAGGACATAGTGCAGCGTAGTGTTCTGGGGCCGGTACTGCCTGAGGCCATGGTGTGTTATCTGGAGAACTACGAGGCTGACCGCTTCTCAGAGATATTCCTTGGAGAATTTGACACACCTGAGGCCATTTGGAGCAGTGAGATGAG GCGCTTGATGATTGAGAAGATTGCTGCCCACATAGCTGACTTCAGCCCCAGGCTGCAGAGCAACACGCGGGCCCTTTACCAGTACTGCCCCATCCCTGTAGTCAGCTTCCCTCAGCTGGACAATGAGCTCTTCTGCAACATCTACTACCTCAGACATCTGTGTGACACCATCCGCTTCCCCAACTGGCCCATTCGAGATGCt GTAAAGCTGCTAAAAGACACCCTTGAAGCTTGGAAGAGGGAGGTGGAGAAAAAGCCTCCCTCCATGTCCGTTGATGATGCATTCGAAGTCCTCAACCTCCCGAAAGGACAGGGGCA GCATGAGGAGAGTAAAATCAGGAAAGCTTACTTCAGACTGGCGCAGAAGTACCATCCAGACAAGAACCCTGAGGGCAGG GACATGTTTGAGAAAGTCAACAAAGCCTATGAGTTCCTTTGCACAAAGTCTGCCCGTATCTTGGACGGCCCCGACCCGGAAAACATCATCCTTATCCTCAAGACTCAGAGCATCCTGTTCAACCGACACAAACAAG AACTGGAACCTTACAAATACGCCGGTTACCCTATGCTTATCAAAACAATCACAATGGAAACCGAAGATGAGCTGCTATTTTCCAAagcctcccctctcctcccggCTGCTGCAGAATTGGCCTTCCACACCGTCAACTGTTCGGCTCTTAACGCAGAGGAGCTGCGCCGTGACAACGGCATTGAG GTGTTGCTGGATGCCCTCTCTCGGTGTGTTGCTGTGTTAACCGCATCCAGCAAGCCTAGTGACATGGCTGTACAG GTGTGCGGGCACATCTGTAAGTGCTACAGTGTTGCAGCCCAGTTTGAGGAGTGCAGGGAAAAGATCATCGAACTGCCCAACATCATCAGGGATCTCTGTCACATCTTGTTCTATGGAAAG GGCCTCCCGAAAACTGCCACCTTGGCAGTGCAGTGCGTAAGCTCCTTCGCAGTGGATTTTTTTCTACAGACCCATCTGTACCACGCTGGTGTGCTCTGGCACCTGCTGGTCCACCTCTTCAACTACGACTACACTCTGGAGGAGAGCGGCGTGCAGGCAAACCAGGACACAAACCAACAGGAGGTTGCAAACAGCCTGGCCAAGCTCAGCCTGCTAGCTCTCAGCCGTCTGGGAGGCTACACCCAGGCACCACACACCCCGGACAGCAACAATCCTGTTCCAGAGACCAATGGCATTGAGGGCACCCCTCCAGAGAACCCCACCATCCGCAAGAGCTTAGCAGCCATGCTGACTCCGTACGTCTCGAGGAAGCTGGGAACAGGATCTCCATCTGAG GTCTTGAAGCTGCTGAATAGCAACTCTGAGAACCCTTACTTGATCTGGAACAATGGAACCCGAGCCGAGCTGCTGGAGTTCCTGGAGGGTCAGCAGGAGGGAAACATCAAGAGG GGAGAAAACGATGAAAGCTTTGGTGCAGAGTTTGTGTTCAGTGATCACAGCAAAGAGCTGATAGTTGGGGAGATCTTTGTCCGCGTCTACAATGAGCAACCAGCTTTTCCTCTTGAG TACCCTAAAGCATTTGCAGCCAGTCTTCTGGACTACGTAGGCTCCCAGGCCCAGTACCTCCACACTCTGCTGGCCATGAGTCAGAGTAACAAAGTAGAGTCGCAGCAACATGCTGAGAGGCTCCGCTTCGCTGAGATGGCTTTAGAGGCTCTCCGCAATGTCATCAAGAACAACCCCG GTTCGGAGTCAGAGTGCATCGGCCATTTCAAACTGCTCTTCTCTTTGTTGCGGGTTCATGGAGCTGGCAGAGTACAGCAGCTGGTTTTGGAG GTTGTAAATACGGTGACGTCAAACCAAGAATGTGTTAGCAACATTGCCGAGTCGCTGGTGTTGTCCAACCTTCTGTTGCTGCTGCACTCACTCCCCTCCA GCAGGCAAATGGTGCTGGAAACCTTGTATGCACTGGCTTCTAACACAAAGATAGTTAAAGAGGCTATGGCCAAAG GTGCTCTGATCTACTTGCTAGACCTCTTCTGTAACTGCACACATCCCCAAGTTCGCACACAGACTGCAGAGCTCTTCTCCAAGATGACCTCAGACAAGCTGGTCGGACCAAAG GTGCGTCTAACGCTGATCCGtttccttcctggtgtgttcaTGGACGCCATGCGAGACAACGCTGAGGCAGCAGTGCACATATTCGAGGGAACGCATGAGAACCCTGAGCTCATCTGGAATGACAACTCAAGGGAGAAAGTGTCCACCACTGTCCGGGAGATGATGCTTGA GCACTTTAAACAGCAGAAGGATAATCCTGATGTGAACTGGAAA TTGCCAGAGGACTTCACAGTGGCTTATGGAGCAGGACAGGGCGAGATAGAAGTTGGTGGAGTCTTCTTGCGTATCTTTATTGCTCAGCCAGGCTGGGTGCTTCGCAAGCCTCGAGAGTTCCTGGTGTCCCTCCTGGAGACCCTGACTGAGCTGCAcgagaaaaacaaccccaat GGTGAGGCCCTAGAGACGGTTACTACGGCAGCAGTATGTCTTTTCAGCACACAGAGCCAGCTGGCCGACCAGGTTCCTCCTTTGGGTCACCTGCCTCGCGTTCTAGCAGCACTCAACCACAAGAACAACGCAGTGCCCAAGAGCTCCATCCGCCTCATCCACGTGCTATCAGACAATGAG ctgtgtgtacGCTCCATGGCTTCTCTGGAGACTATCGGCCCCCTCATGACTGGGATGAAAGCTCGGGCAGACATGGCTGGATTAGCTTGTGAAGCTCTAAACCGCATGTTCCAGAAGGAGCAGTCAGAACTAGTCGCCCAG GCTCTTAGAATGGAGCTGGTTCCATACCTTCTGAAGCTATTGGAAGGAATCGGCCTAGAGACATTAGATAACCCTTCAGCTACCAAGGCCCAGATAGTGAAGGCTCTCAAGTCCATGACTCGCAGTCTGCAGTACGGAGAACAG GTGAATGAGATTCTAGCGAAGTCTTCAGTGTGGAGTGCCTTCAAAGACCAGAAACATGATCTTTTCATCTCAGAGTCTCAGACTGCAGGCTACCTGACTG GTCCAGGAGTAGCAGGTTACCTTACAGCAGGAACTGGCACCCCTGTAATGCCCAACGTCCCACCCCCTGTGGACAACGACATTGGAGATCAAGGCTGA